One Alphaproteobacteria bacterium DNA segment encodes these proteins:
- the prmC gene encoding peptide chain release factor N(5)-glutamine methyltransferase: MTLQEWLSEKHLSLFKDETDLVRDFIHYLKKALGLSRFDLLRPESILLTAEQCDQLDHAYERLLDHEPVSKILGLKGFWKDDFYVTKDVLDPRPDSELIIEKALHYCGHDYQGDVLDLGTGSGCLILSLLREWPEAKGMALDYSEKALQVAKENARRLSLEDRVIFQKSNWYSALEGTGKRFGCIISNPPYIRSSDIVGLSEKVKRFDPLLALDGGADGLDPYRILLQDLALYLEPDGYLILECGYDQARDIAILVSTYGYDLVEIAKDLQGHERCLIFKLKNY; encoded by the coding sequence ATGACTCTTCAGGAATGGCTCTCAGAAAAGCATCTGTCTCTTTTTAAAGATGAAACGGATCTTGTGCGCGATTTCATTCATTATCTCAAAAAAGCTCTTGGTCTTTCTCGATTTGATTTGTTAAGACCCGAATCCATCTTGTTAACCGCTGAGCAGTGTGATCAGCTCGATCATGCCTATGAAAGGCTTTTGGATCATGAACCTGTCTCAAAGATTCTTGGCCTTAAAGGCTTTTGGAAAGATGATTTTTATGTGACAAAAGATGTGCTTGATCCGCGCCCTGATTCAGAATTGATTATCGAAAAGGCATTGCACTATTGCGGACATGATTATCAGGGAGATGTGCTTGATCTTGGTACTGGTAGTGGATGCTTAATCTTATCGCTTTTGCGCGAATGGCCAGAGGCAAAAGGAATGGCGCTTGATTATTCAGAAAAAGCGCTGCAAGTTGCAAAGGAAAATGCAAGACGTCTAAGCCTTGAGGATCGCGTTATATTCCAAAAATCGAATTGGTATTCAGCTTTGGAAGGAACGGGCAAGCGCTTTGGATGCATCATTTCAAATCCGCCTTATATACGATCATCTGATATTGTCGGCCTGTCTGAAAAAGTCAAAAGATTTGATCCCCTTTTGGCTCTTGATGGAGGGGCAGATGGCCTTGACCCTTACCGAATTTTATTACAAGACTTAGCTCTTTATTTAGAGCCGGATGGATATCTGATTCTTGAATGCGGTTATGATCAGGCAAGAGATATTGCAATATTGGTAAGTACTTACGGTTATGATCTTGTTGAAATTGCAAAAGATCTTCAAGGACATGAGCGTTGTCTCATTTTTAAATTAAAAAATTATTAA
- a CDS encoding serine/threonine-protein phosphatase, which yields MTLNQRIGLFFTGFFLIFTIFYLANQTFLSEYQQHKAADLVTSYQNKRWENLLKNFYDTYQKDLRLVLKNQKSMHATSFSKPEQIYLISEFTNQNQLNPLFKSSLAQSEDETFIQLELGLNQPIQILQDFKQNYFIAFIYDFSDIHKKYLVMLDMRQIQLFYFAEHQDRNYVFNQHGDPILGQDPGFIKEFKDLSWDPLISNFYENTKTGQDYIFIVTPFKDINNDIIGYWVTIENKTTQLAEKYVYLTLSTFLIFAFFIWAIFMTNAYLKNMLTPLQKSLEALEAMIAKKSDSFVPFNDNIPDYEKLEDSLRILNTRQISYDLIQTQKVQFQKSMFKYLSIKKELDVAAKLQLSILPEGNPGTIIRDCKLKALMIPAKEVGGDFYDYFKIDDNRLAIVVADVSGKGIPAALFMILTRTLLKAQAALSDSIPDLLKRVNQILTSQNHEMMFVTVFFGIYDARTKSFTYCNAGHPPAYLYDSARQSFTALELTQNMALGIDDSVSFTTHKITLKKGQSIFAYSDGVTDAINDQNEDYGMRFTDLKMPKDLSLEKVPDVILSDIKGFVKEVDQFDDITMLILGT from the coding sequence ATGACACTCAATCAGCGCATCGGTCTTTTTTTCACAGGATTTTTTCTCATCTTCACCATTTTCTATCTGGCGAATCAAACGTTTTTGAGTGAATATCAACAACATAAAGCTGCTGATCTTGTCACCTCCTATCAAAATAAAAGATGGGAAAACCTGCTCAAAAACTTCTATGACACTTATCAAAAAGACCTAAGACTGGTTTTAAAGAATCAGAAATCCATGCACGCGACTTCTTTCTCAAAACCAGAGCAAATTTATTTGATCTCTGAATTTACCAATCAAAATCAACTCAATCCTCTTTTCAAAAGCTCTCTTGCGCAAAGCGAGGATGAGACCTTCATCCAGCTTGAACTTGGCCTCAATCAACCCATCCAAATCCTTCAAGATTTTAAACAGAATTACTTTATCGCCTTTATCTATGATTTTTCTGACATACACAAAAAATATCTTGTGATGCTCGACATGCGCCAAATTCAGCTTTTCTATTTTGCTGAGCATCAAGATCGCAATTATGTCTTCAACCAACATGGTGATCCGATCCTCGGACAAGATCCAGGATTCATCAAAGAATTTAAAGACCTCTCGTGGGATCCCCTCATCTCAAACTTTTATGAAAATACAAAAACAGGCCAAGACTATATCTTTATTGTAACGCCCTTTAAGGACATCAATAATGATATCATTGGCTATTGGGTGACAATCGAAAACAAAACAACACAATTGGCAGAAAAATATGTCTATCTGACCCTTTCCACTTTCTTGATTTTTGCCTTTTTCATCTGGGCCATTTTTATGACAAATGCCTATTTGAAAAATATGCTCACGCCTCTTCAAAAAAGTCTAGAAGCCTTAGAGGCGATGATTGCAAAAAAATCAGATTCCTTTGTTCCTTTCAATGACAATATTCCCGATTATGAAAAATTGGAAGATTCCTTACGGATTTTAAACACAAGACAGATAAGTTATGATTTGATCCAAACGCAAAAAGTTCAATTTCAAAAATCGATGTTTAAATACCTTTCTATCAAAAAGGAGCTTGATGTTGCAGCAAAACTGCAACTCTCCATCCTACCAGAAGGCAACCCAGGAACAATTATTAGAGATTGCAAACTCAAAGCGCTCATGATTCCAGCCAAAGAAGTTGGAGGCGACTTTTATGACTACTTCAAGATTGATGACAATCGTCTTGCAATTGTTGTGGCTGATGTCTCAGGCAAAGGGATTCCTGCTGCTCTGTTCATGATTCTAACGCGTACATTATTGAAAGCTCAAGCAGCCCTTTCAGATTCGATTCCTGATTTGCTCAAACGCGTGAATCAAATACTCACCAGTCAAAATCATGAAATGATGTTTGTGACTGTCTTTTTTGGCATTTATGATGCACGCACAAAATCTTTTACTTATTGCAATGCTGGTCATCCCCCTGCTTATCTCTACGATTCAGCAAGACAAAGTTTTACAGCTCTTGAGCTGACGCAAAACATGGCTCTTGGCATTGATGATTCTGTGAGCTTCACCACTCATAAAATCACCCTCAAAAAGGGGCAGTCTATCTTTGCTTATTCCGATGGTGTCACGGATGCCATCAATGATCAAAATGAAGATTACGGCATGCGCTTTACAGATTTAAAAATGCCTAAAGACCTCAGTCTTGAAAAAGTCCCTGATGTTATTTTGAGTGATATTAAAGGCTTTGTGAAAGAGGTTGATCAGTTCGATGATATTACAATGCTGATCTTGGGGACTTAA
- a CDS encoding low affinity iron permease family protein, translating into MDINRYFSDFCRLIARLTGRPITLTFAFGIIIVWIITGPMFDFSDTWQLVINTGTSVITFLMVFLIQNTQNRDSEAIQIKLDELIRAHQGAHNALLDLEELTEEQLIAIKAKYEKLAAAARAELAKGVFDTDTKDVD; encoded by the coding sequence ATGGATATCAATCGGTATTTTTCAGATTTTTGTCGCCTTATTGCCAGGCTCACCGGGCGTCCAATCACACTCACATTCGCCTTTGGGATTATTATTGTATGGATAATCACGGGTCCGATGTTTGATTTTTCTGATACATGGCAGCTTGTGATTAATACAGGCACATCTGTGATTACCTTCTTGATGGTTTTTTTGATTCAGAATACACAGAACAGAGACAGTGAAGCCATTCAAATTAAGCTTGATGAATTGATTAGAGCTCATCAAGGCGCTCATAATGCCCTCTTGGATTTAGAGGAACTCACTGAAGAACAGCTTATTGCAATCAAAGCCAAATATGAGAAATTAGCAGCTGCCGCAAGAGCTGAATTGGCAAAAGGTGTATTTGATACCGATACAAAAGATGTGGATTAA
- a CDS encoding sel1 repeat family protein — MFHDFYQFLSYYTDNIIAIISGSFVGYTLVKLYSRKKTPKKIILPAVKPKFDCSFDALVTLANNGDALAQCELGLRYYKGDNILQNYKQAYEWFMKAANQNDAEAIYYIGMIYLWGKAGQKRSNPKALRWLLKSAEMGYDVAQLQVGALRESGRGKKADVIEAGNWYLKAAENGNAEAQYIMGEILSSGNDPHYEYAELLLLSSAEQNNTKAQRLLAYLYTEGAGYSRNLKEAYKWTKRAAENWDKAAFCSLGILYQYGKGVQKNYEKAFYWYKMAADMNLPEGQYHLGIMYQEGLHVPKDPVESKKWFDLSKIPPNQEGLWRRSSSVKRWW, encoded by the coding sequence ATGTTTCATGATTTCTATCAATTTTTAAGTTACTATACCGATAACATCATTGCCATCATCAGCGGAAGTTTCGTTGGCTACACCCTCGTTAAATTGTACAGTCGGAAAAAAACGCCAAAGAAAATTATTCTTCCTGCTGTTAAACCAAAGTTCGATTGTAGCTTTGATGCACTAGTGACTCTAGCGAACAATGGCGATGCTCTCGCCCAATGTGAATTAGGGCTCCGCTATTACAAAGGTGATAATATCCTTCAAAATTATAAGCAAGCATACGAATGGTTCATGAAAGCCGCCAACCAAAATGATGCTGAAGCTATTTACTATATTGGCATGATATATCTATGGGGCAAAGCCGGCCAAAAGCGCAGTAATCCGAAGGCTTTAAGATGGCTTTTGAAATCAGCTGAAATGGGATATGATGTTGCACAACTTCAAGTTGGCGCCCTCAGGGAATCAGGTCGCGGTAAAAAGGCAGATGTCATCGAAGCTGGAAACTGGTATTTAAAAGCTGCCGAGAATGGGAATGCTGAAGCCCAGTACATAATGGGAGAAATTTTGTCTAGCGGGAATGATCCACATTATGAATATGCTGAATTACTCTTATTAAGCTCCGCTGAACAAAACAATACAAAAGCCCAGCGCCTATTAGCTTATCTATATACTGAAGGGGCTGGATATAGTCGAAATCTCAAAGAGGCATATAAATGGACAAAGAGAGCGGCTGAAAATTGGGATAAAGCAGCCTTCTGCTCACTCGGAATTTTATACCAATACGGCAAAGGTGTGCAGAAAAATTATGAAAAAGCTTTCTACTGGTACAAAATGGCGGCAGATATGAATTTACCTGAAGGGCAATATCATTTAGGTATCATGTATCAAGAAGGACTCCATGTCCCTAAAGATCCAGTCGAATCCAAAAAATGGTTTGACCTCTCAAAAATTCCCCCAAACCAAGAAGGACTATGGCGCAGAAGTTCATCCGTTAAAAGATGGTGGTAA
- the prfA gene encoding peptide chain release factor 1: MDISIQLKKIKDRYDQLNQQLAEPSLKHEEMTRLSREISEIEEIAKAYETHCQMALEISHLTEMINDPDSDAEMKELAESEKKDLETKFDDFQNHMKILLLPKDEADARNAILEVRAGTGGDEAALFAANLFEMYQRYSALQGWRFQVLDSSPTPIGGLKEARAEIAGVNVFAKLKFESGVHRVQRVPKTETSGRIHTSAATVAVLPEAEEVDIDVQEKDLRVETFRASGAGGQHVNTTDSAVRITHIPTGIVVSQQDEKSQHKNRAKAFKILRARLYQVKRDQIAAEQAATRKSQVGSGDRSERIRTYNFPQSRVTDHRINLTLHKLEAVLIGEALEEMISELITHDQALKLAEIAEE; encoded by the coding sequence GTGGATATTTCCATTCAGCTTAAAAAAATTAAAGATCGTTACGATCAATTAAATCAACAGCTTGCTGAGCCTTCATTGAAGCATGAAGAGATGACACGTCTGTCGCGTGAGATTTCTGAGATTGAAGAGATTGCAAAAGCTTATGAAACACATTGCCAGATGGCGCTTGAGATTTCTCATTTAACAGAAATGATCAATGATCCCGACTCAGATGCTGAAATGAAAGAGCTTGCAGAATCAGAGAAGAAAGATCTAGAAACAAAGTTTGATGACTTTCAAAATCATATGAAGATTTTGCTCCTGCCCAAAGATGAGGCAGATGCCCGAAATGCAATTCTTGAGGTAAGAGCAGGGACAGGCGGTGATGAAGCAGCCCTGTTTGCTGCGAATTTATTTGAGATGTACCAGAGATATTCAGCTTTGCAGGGGTGGAGATTCCAGGTTCTAGATTCATCACCAACACCGATTGGTGGGCTTAAAGAAGCCAGAGCAGAGATTGCAGGCGTGAATGTGTTTGCAAAATTGAAATTTGAGTCTGGCGTTCATCGCGTTCAGCGTGTTCCGAAAACTGAAACAAGTGGACGCATTCATACATCAGCTGCAACAGTGGCAGTTTTGCCAGAAGCTGAAGAGGTTGATATCGATGTTCAAGAAAAAGACTTACGCGTTGAAACTTTCCGAGCCTCTGGTGCTGGTGGTCAGCACGTCAATACAACAGATTCAGCCGTGCGCATTACTCATATTCCAACTGGTATTGTGGTTTCACAGCAAGATGAAAAATCTCAACATAAAAACCGCGCAAAGGCCTTTAAGATTTTAAGAGCGCGCCTTTACCAAGTCAAACGCGATCAAATTGCAGCTGAGCAAGCAGCGACCCGAAAAAGCCAGGTGGGCTCAGGAGATCGCTCCGAGCGGATCCGTACCTATAATTTTCCACAAAGCCGCGTTACGGATCATCGGATTAACCTCACGCTCCATAAGCTTGAAGCTGTATTGATTGGTGAGGCTTTGGAGGAAATGATTTCTGAGCTGATCACTCATGATCAAGCATTAAAGCTTGCTGAAATTGCAGAAGAATAA
- a CDS encoding helix-turn-helix domain-containing protein, which translates to MAEKKAKTKRRSRKVIEAIEEIVTGEEPQVSAEPEPEVTGFHIPLTEMLKKRRKHLGVDFKTLAEKLCIQEKYLVALEEGRFDDLPDEPYRSGFLKSYVQFLDLDASAILGEYRNYFHQSQVYRFPEPIEEIRAPRKTWVIGSATLILVIYLIWSYMNSDQTVGTPFLIDLPSYLR; encoded by the coding sequence ATGGCAGAAAAAAAAGCGAAAACAAAACGTCGTTCCCGCAAGGTGATAGAGGCTATTGAAGAGATTGTAACGGGTGAGGAACCCCAGGTTTCTGCAGAGCCTGAGCCAGAGGTGACCGGTTTCCATATCCCTTTGACTGAAATGCTTAAAAAAAGACGTAAACACCTTGGCGTTGATTTCAAAACACTTGCTGAAAAGCTCTGTATTCAAGAAAAATACTTGGTTGCCTTGGAAGAGGGTCGATTTGATGATCTGCCGGATGAACCTTATCGTTCAGGTTTTTTGAAATCATATGTGCAATTTCTAGACCTTGATGCGTCAGCGATTTTGGGTGAATATCGCAATTATTTCCACCAAAGTCAGGTCTATCGCTTTCCCGAGCCAATTGAAGAAATTAGAGCGCCTCGAAAAACATGGGTAATCGGTTCTGCAACATTGATTTTGGTTATTTATTTGATATGGTCTTACATGAATTCAGATCAAACAGTTGGAACCCCTTTTTTGATCGACCTGCCTAGCTATTTGAGATAA